CCAAGATCCATACTCAAGGAGAACCACGATGAGTCCGCTCGGAGGCCGCATCAAGGCCGATATTTCTGTCACCAGCATTCTTGGACATTGTGTGTTGTGGATCGTTCTTGGCATCGTTACGTTTGGCATCGCGCTTATGTTTTATCCCTACTCTTTCGCTAAATTGGCAATCAACCGCTGCTACATCCAAACGAGCGATAATAAGATTTCCCGGCTGCATTGTACCTTGAACGTATTCGATCAGATCGGTCATATCCTGCTCTGGTTGCTATTGACCGTCATCACCTTCGGCCTGGCCTATCCTTTCTACCTCTACAAAGTGTGGAATTTTGCCTTGAATAACACGTCCCTGGAACAGGCATAATTTCATCTCGCTCTGTTGATACGGCTGCCCGCTCCTAAAGCGGGCAGTTGTTGATCTCTGGCGCGGCACGATAGCTCCGATGCGCATACCTTTCGATAGCCGTTCCATCCTTGCGATCGTTCCTCATGTCCGACAGCATGCTGCACCCGACCGCATGCAGCGTGATCAGGGCGGCGGTTTTTCATGCCTGCTGGCATGCCATCGTCCGCGCCTGCTGACATGGAGGGCAGATGCGCTGCGACGCTCGGCGGTGTTGCAGCTTCACGGTGTTTCCGTATAATGCGTGAGACTCGACGTTTTCTCCCGGTCAGCGGGCGGTAGCCAACAACGTCAGCCCCCGGCAGGGCTTTACCAGATGGAGCACGGACGATGTACGGATTGATTGGGAAGCTGATCACGGTGCCTGGACAGCGGGACGCATTGATCGCTATCTTGCTTGAAGGTGTCGCCAGCATGCCCGGCTGTCTCAGCTATATCGTGGCAAAGGATACGACTGACGCGGACGCGATTTGGATTACTGAGGTCTGGGAGAGTCAGGCCAGCCACGAGGCGTCGCTGGCGCTTCCCGCTGTGCAGCAAGCCATAACACATGGCAAGCTCCTTATTGCGGGCTTCGGCGAGCGAATCGTTACCGAGCCAGTTGGGGGTCACGGCGTTGCATCTGCGCCAAATCACTAGCCGATACCCGCCATCTATTTTTTGATCGAACATCGCACGGGCATTCCGACAAAATCCCCATACCTCCGAGCGGCGGCGACGATCGCGGCGTCCTCGGCATCTGTGCGCGCGGCAAACGGCGCGATTTCGATCTCCACCGTATCTTTCTTGAAGGCTCGCCGCCAGGTCCCCACGACACGGCCCCCGATCACGATCGTCGCGTCGAACACGATCTTTGGGCTGATCTCCTGCCCGCCTCTCCGCGATTTGTCGAACGACGAGAAGCCAACCAGGAATTCGTCATACGTCGGCAGGAGCCACGCTGTATCAGATGGCTGCGCGGCTGGCGACATCGACGCCGAGAAGTAGTAGCTCTGGCCGTCGATCACCGCATGGCCCAGCTCAGCGCCGACCAGCTCAAGGCCGGCCTTGGCATCGGCCACAGTCAGCCCCGACCACCAGGTAAAATCGCGGACGGTGGCAGGGCCATGGCCGGTATAGTAGCGCCGTGTCAGCTCAGCCAATGCTTCTTCGCGCTGCAACCTCCGCGCATCAGGCGCGCGCTCATCCAGCAGCGCATACGTGAACTGCTTGCCGCGCCGGGGTCCGCTGCACACAATGCCATCCAGCTCGGCACGCATCACGATATGGCTGAGTCGCGAGCCCTCCGCCGCAATGTCGGCGGCTGCCAGCGCCGCGCCAAGCTCCGCGCGGGTGCGCAACTGACCACCCCGCAGCGTGTCGGTGATCACGGCGTTACTGCGATCGATCAGTGCATCGTCGAGTTCGAGCTGACGATGCCTGTAGGCATTCGCGGCCTTGACGCGCGGAGCCGTGAGCTCAAGCAGCCAGCGAATGTCTGCGGGCGTGACAAAATGCCAGGTCGGACGCATCACGTGCGTGCGCAGGATCGTTCCATCGGCAAAAGCCTGCTCGACCGTCTCATCCGTCGCATCGCGCATCCGCAGGCCGAGCGCCCATTTCGCGCCCAGATAATCCTGCGCCTGCACCGCGCCCAGCCAGGCCACGACCTCATCCGGGCGATCAAACGGTTGCTGCGAAAGCCGCTGCCACGCGAGTCGTTGAAGGGCGATCACTGATGCGTTCATGGTGTACTCCTGGCGTATCCGAGGCGTGGTCATCAGGCAAGGCCAGCCGTTCCCACGCACCCTGAAGATTATATGGACGACTGTAAGATATGCAATCGACGGAAGAACGAGCGCTCATCGTCGCACGGCACGTTGGGCGCTGATTTGCTGATTGTCGCCTCCTGGCCTAGAATGGGCCGCGAGCGAGAGTGGAGCTTATGAGCAAACGACCGACGATTCAACTGCCACTGCATCTCAAGAAACATCTCAGCGCGGGCCATCCCTGGGTCTACCGCGATCATCTGCCGTCGGGGCTGCGCTATGAGAGCGGCACCTGGGTGCGCCTGACCTGCGGGCCGTGGACCGGCTTCGGGCTGTGGGACGCCACCAGCCCGATCGCGGTGCGGATCTTCAGCCAGCAGCAGGTGCCCAACGCCGACTGGCTGGCGGCACAGGTCGCGGCGGCCTGGGAATTGCGCGCGCCGATTCGTCAGGGCGCGACGACCGCCTACCGCGTCATCTTTGGCGAGGGCGATGGCCTGCCGGGCCTTACCGTCGATCTCTACGGCAGCTACGCCGTGATCGCCACCTACGCC
This DNA window, taken from Herpetosiphonaceae bacterium, encodes the following:
- a CDS encoding DUF6693 family protein, which produces MSPLGGRIKADISVTSILGHCVLWIVLGIVTFGIALMFYPYSFAKLAINRCYIQTSDNKISRLHCTLNVFDQIGHILLWLLLTVITFGLAYPFYLYKVWNFALNNTSLEQA
- a CDS encoding putative quinol monooxygenase; protein product: MYGLIGKLITVPGQRDALIAILLEGVASMPGCLSYIVAKDTTDADAIWITEVWESQASHEASLALPAVQQAITHGKLLIAGFGERIVTEPVGGHGVASAPNH
- a CDS encoding winged helix DNA-binding domain-containing protein gives rise to the protein MNASVIALQRLAWQRLSQQPFDRPDEVVAWLGAVQAQDYLGAKWALGLRMRDATDETVEQAFADGTILRTHVMRPTWHFVTPADIRWLLELTAPRVKAANAYRHRQLELDDALIDRSNAVITDTLRGGQLRTRAELGAALAAADIAAEGSRLSHIVMRAELDGIVCSGPRRGKQFTYALLDERAPDARRLQREEALAELTRRYYTGHGPATVRDFTWWSGLTVADAKAGLELVGAELGHAVIDGQSYYFSASMSPAAQPSDTAWLLPTYDEFLVGFSSFDKSRRGGQEISPKIVFDATIVIGGRVVGTWRRAFKKDTVEIEIAPFAARTDAEDAAIVAAARRYGDFVGMPVRCSIKK